From the genome of Pseudomonas sp. WJP1:
TGACGACGCATTCGAGAAACTCAAACCGTACCGTGACCAATGCCGAGTCTTCGCGGCCTCATCGGGCGATGCTGTTTCCCTGCTGGTTTCCGGCGAAGTGGACGCGGTTTTTTCGGCGACAGCCAACACGCCGTACGAGACCCGCAAGCGCGGAATAGAAACGGCCCTGTCGGTGCCCAAGGAAGGCGCGGCCCTCTGGTGCGATGCCTTGTTTGTGCCGAAAACGGCCAAGGACGTGCCGCTGGCGCTGGAGTTCATCAACAAGACGCTCGAAGCGCAAACACAGGCCAAGATGGCAACCACGATGTTCGCGGGCGTGGTCAACAGCAAAGCCGTGCCGCTGTTGCCCGAAGAGCTGAGAAACACCTACGACTATGCGAACCTGGACAGCTTTTTCGAGAAATCGAAACTCTACGGTCAGCCACCCCTGAGTTCCGACAAGTATGTGACCTATGCTGAATGGATCGATCAGTGGGCAAACTTCAAAGGCTCATTCTAGAGCTGTCGGCTAGCCGGTTTATAGAAACGCCTGTTTGAGGGGGCTGCACGAGAGAGTGGGTGCTTGCGAGCACGCGCCCCTCTGCTCGACGGCGGCCACAACGTGCACGCGCTCAGCAGAGCGCCCTCGTTATCGAAACAAAAAGCAAAGGCACACTCATCATGAACGTAGTCAACAACAGCGAGCCCATCCTCCTGGATGACAGGAATTCGAAGGCGGGCAAGCACGTGAAAATCGACAAAAAAACCTTGAGCGGCTACTTACTGGCGTCGCCTCCCCTGCTCTTCCTTATTGTATTTTTCCTCGTTCCATCGCTGCTGCTGCTGGTCGCGAGTTTCTGGACCGCCAAGACTTTCAGCATGGAGCCCGCCGCGACCCTTGCCAACTACGCCAGAGCCTTGAGCGCCAGCGGATTCTATGACTCGTTATGGATCGCGCTGCAAAACGGCTTCTGGACCGCCATGCTCTCGACGGTCATCAGCGCGCCTGTCGCCTATTACATTGTCTATCGAACGCGCTCCAACGCCGTCCTCTACCTGGCCTTGATTTCGTGGTTCTCCAGCTATCTGGTGCGGGTCTATGCCTGGCGCTCGATTTTGGGCACCAACGGCGTCATCAACTCCACGCTGCTGCACCTCGGTTTGATCGATCAACCCCTGGACTGGCTGGTATTCAGCAAGTTCTCGGTGGTGTTGACCCTTGTGCACATCATGCTGCCGTTCACCCTGCTGCTGCTGGTGTCTGGCCTGCGCGATATCAAGAAGGACTATCTGGAAGCCGCCGCAGATCTGGGCGCCAGCGGATCCA
Proteins encoded in this window:
- a CDS encoding ABC transporter permease, producing MNVVNNSEPILLDDRNSKAGKHVKIDKKTLSGYLLASPPLLFLIVFFLVPSLLLLVASFWTAKTFSMEPAATLANYARALSASGFYDSLWIALQNGFWTAMLSTVISAPVAYYIVYRTRSNAVLYLALISWFSSYLVRVYAWRSILGTNGVINSTLLHLGLIDQPLDWLVFSKFSVVLTLVHIMLPFTLLLLVSGLRDIKKDYLEAAADLGASGSTILWRVIMPMAHKSIVSSFMFTFVLAASDYVTPQMLGGRDAMTTGLVIANQFRSVGNWPLGAAMAYLLLLVFMLVYGLLLGVLRAANLAPGKRYHD